GTTCCGGGCTGCCCTGCAGCTGGTGGTGGACCCAGGTGACCCCCGCTCCTACCTGGACAACTTCATCAAGATTGGCGAGGGCTCCACGGGCATTGTGTGCATCGCCACCGTGCGCAGCTCGGGCAAGCTTGTGGCCGTCAAGAAGATGGACCTGCGCAAGCAGCAGAGGCGCGAGCTGCTCTTCAACGAGGTGCGGGCACTGCTGCCATGCTGCCCTGCCGCCCTGCCACCCTGCCGGTCCTCCCGCCCTGCCATCCCTCCTCTCCCTGCACTCCTCCGTGCTGGGccagcctcctctcctcccctcactcctctccctccccaggccATCTCCTCCGCCCCAGCTGGgtccctgcctctgtcttcacagcaCCCTCACCCACATCTCTGTCCCTGAGCCCCAGACCCAGGGTTCCTCGGCCCACTGACCCCTCACCCCGTGTCTTCCAGGCCCTTTGCACCCACTGAGGCCCACCCGGGCTCCAGAGTACAGTGTCCTCCAGACCTGCCCCTTCTGGGTTCCCTGTGCCCCGCCCCGGCCTCAGCTCCTGGGCATCCCCTCGGCACAGCCCACACAACGACCAAGAGGATGTTTCACGTTCAGGccaccccatccccatccctCCTTAGAGACCCTGGTAGCGCCCTTCAATGCCCTGACAATAGGAAGCCCAGGCCCCTTTGCCGGGTGTGTGAGGCCCCTCTTGGCCCCATTGCGCATCACAGCACCTGGCTGCACCAGGAGCTCCTCGCCTAAGTTCCTCCTCTACCCCCAGATGCACGCCTCTTCTCTCATCCTTGCCCCATACCTGCTTGTCTGGGTCTCAGCTCTGTGCTTGAACGCTGTCTTCCCACTTCCCCGCTAGCACCAGCCCAGGACTGACCTGAGACGAGCGTGTGCCCAGGGGGGTGCACCCCTGTAAGGGAGGCATGGGCTTCAAGCTGGCTCTGAGGCCCACGTGGCTGTGGCAGTAGGGGAGGGCAGTCCAGGTGACCCCAGTGAGCACAAGCTCGATGTGGAACTGCAGGAGGAACCACGGGGGTGGCGCTGGCTGGGTCTGAGGCAGGGCTGGCAGCCCTCCCGCCTCCCCCCCACCACTGATGCAGCCCCTGCACAGGTGGTGATCATGAGGGACTACCAGCACGAGAATGTGGTGGAGATGTACAACAGCTACCTGGTGGGGGACGAGCTCTGGGTGGTCATGGAGTTCCTGGAAGGAGGCGCCCTCACCGACATCGTCACCCACACCAGGTACTGCGGGGGCCTCAGACTCCTCCTGTGACACAACCAAGTCCCCTCCAGACCGCTTGGGGTGGGGCCACATCTCCAAACCAGCTGTGCTTCGGGCCTTCGGGATAGGGCCTTGTCTTCCATTCCTCCCATTCCAGAGTGGGGCCGAGTGGTCTCAGAGTCCTCCCATCCCAAGGCAGGGCTGCATCCCCCTCGGCCCCCGGGGTGCTGTCCACCCGGctgctcacccccaccccaccccacaggaTGAACGAGGAGCAGATCGCGGCCGTGTGCCTGGCAGTGCTGCAGGCCTTGTCGGTGCTCCACGCCCAGGGCGTCATCCACCGGGACATCAAGAGCGACTCGATCCTGCTGACCCATGACGGCAGGGTGAGGGGACGGGCGGCGGGGTGCAGGGGTGGTGGGGTTCCGGCTGCGGGGCTTCCCCGCCTCTCCCCATGCCCTTTGAGGGTAGGTGAGCTCCGACCCCCAGGTCTGTGTCTTGAGGAGCCGGGAAGTTCTCTCTCCGTCGTGGAGCAGCACAGAGTCAGGCTCCAGCTCAGTGGGGACTGTATGCAGTGGGAGGGCAGAGGCTGGCGGAGGCTGTGCCATCAGCACAGGACGCTGGGCCCAGGGGCAGGGATCTGGGCAGACAGCGCAGCCCCCACCACAGGCTTCTCCCTCCACTGAAAAGCCGCTCCCTGCCCAGCACCCGGGGCGGGCCGTGGACCCCAGCCCTGTCTTCCATACTTTGGACTGAGGTTCCGAATCTGAGGCCGTGGCAATTATAACGCCGGGTGGACGTGATTTTCTGGGAGAGGGGGCCCTTGACTTGAATGAAATGCTTGCAGAAGTGGATGACTCCGTCCCTTCCCCCAGGGAAGATTAAGCCCCACCAGTCAgtccaggcagaggcagagagcgCTGTGTCGCTGACGGTCTGTGAAAACCTCCGGATGTCTACAGATGTGTTTTGGCGACATCTGTGGGCCACCTGAGATTGTCCACACACGGTTGTGGGGATGTTTTCTGGAGGCAGGAAGACCCATAGAGATCCTGAGAAGTCGGACAGGGGCCCACAGTTCCTGAGGTGTGAGGGGCCTGGTTGTGGCAAAGGCAGGCTGTGTCCCCTCACGGGCCCCAGTGCGGGGCTGCCTTCCTTTCCAACCGAACTAAAGACTTGCTGGAGGGCAGCAGGGCCCCAGGGCACAGGCTTTTTGGGCCACCCCTGTTCCCAGCTCCAGCCCGGCCTCTGCTATCTGCAGTACTCAGGCCAGTGCCCCCAAAAGCCCCAGAGGCTGTCAGGAAGGGAAATGAGGGGATCCTGGGGGAGGTGACTCGCCCCAGGGCCCCCACCAGGAGGTGGTGGAGCTTCCTATTGGTCTGGCTCTGGACACCAGCTCTGTCCTCTGGGCGGCACATCGTGTCTGAAGCCAAGGAATGAGGCAGGCGGACCCCCCTCTGCTCGCCTTCCTGTAGTGCCAGCTCCTCTGACCCCACTGCCTCTGCCCGCCCCAGGTGAAGCTGTCAGACTTCGGGTTCTGTGCCCAGGTGAGCAAGGAAGTGCCCCGAAGGAAGTCGCTGGTCGGCACGCCCTACTGGATGGCCCCAGAGCTCATCTCCCGCCTTCCCTACGGGCCAGAGGTGAGCCCCAGGGTGGTTAGGCTGTCCCGCTGTGGACAGCATACACTGCCATTTTCCAGCTGCAGCGCTGGCGGGAGGTGGGGCCCAGTCTGGGAGTGATTGCCAGGAATGGTGCTCTGGATGAGGAGGTACTGCAGGCatacatgtattcattcattctttttttgtttgtttatttgaaatggCGTCTTGCTCtatcgcacaggctggagtgcagtggcgcaatctcagctcactgcaacctccacctcccggcttcaagcgattctcctgcctcagcctcctgagaagctgggattacaggtgccggccaccatgcccagctaatttttgtattagtagagatgaggtttcacaatgttgaccaggctggtctcgaactcctgacctcaggtgatctgcccaccttggcctcccaaagtgctgagattacaggtgtgagccacctcgcccggccttgGCTCTGATTTCTGAGCGTTGTCTTCACAGGCTGGCTTTCCCCTTGTGGGAGCAGAGCTGGCCCCGGCAGCTCTGGGAAGTGTCTCCTGCCTGCGGGCTCCCCTCTTTCCTTGGGTGTTTTGGGTAAAGTCCCCAGGTTGGCTCTAATTgacccaggctgggtgctgtgcctgtttctgaaccaatcactgtgtcTCCACTGTGGTGATGAGGCTACCTGGGTCCTGAACCACCACTGGATGCCACCTggactgagggagggaggggacctGGGGGCCGTTGACAGAAAGAAGAGGGGTGGGTGCGGGGTGGGCAGCTCTCTTCAGGGGCTCCCTGGCACGTGGACTGCTGGCTGGGTGTCCAAGAGGGAGTTCTGGGCCAAGGACTCCAGGAGCCAGAGGCAGAGACAGCGTTCGGGCGGtccctccctgaggcctccccaggaccCACCATCCCCCAACAGCTCAGCCCTGCTGTCCCTTCCCCTGCTCCAGGTGGACATCTGGTCACTGGGGATAATGGTGATTGAGATGGTGGACGGAGAGCCCCCCTACTTCAACGAGCCACCCCTCAAAGCCATGAAGATGATTCGGGACAACCTGCCGCCCCGACTGAAGAACCTGCACAAGGTAGACCCCTCCCTGGCCGGGAAACTGCACCAGCCGGAGCAGGAGGTGTAGACGGGATGGGGACGGTGATGGTGCCTGGGATGGTGcttactgtgtgctgggcccCGCACCCCCAGGCCTCATGTGTCTGTGCAGACCCCGTCTGTGGGGCCTCGGCGACAGAGGCAGCAGAGCCCCAGGCCCCCTGCACCCTCACTGTTGCCCTGGGCTCTGCCCGGTGGCCCTAGAGAGATTCGCACATTTAGAAGTGGAGGACAGGGCCGGGACCTTCCTAGTGGAGGACTCGCCAGGAGAGAAAGGGGCACCTCTGGGGCCCAGTTGCTTCCAGCTCCTTGCTAAGCCATGGAAATAGGGAGTACATGAGCCCCCAGAGTTTGTCGCTTCCTCTGGGGCCACACAGTAAGCGCCATCGCGGGCACCATCACTGTCCCTGTCCCGTCTACACCCCAAGCTCTAGACACCCATGACCTCTGCCGGCTTCCTTCCTGCACAGTACGTGCCGCCAGCCGACTTGGCAGAGGCGGAAACTGCGGCCCCACAGCACACCATCAGTGAGGCCCTCACCCCCTGACCCTCCGCTCCTCCTCGACAGGTGTCACCATCCCTGAAGGGCTTCCTGGACCGCCTGCTGGTGCGGGACCCTGCCCATCGGGCCACAGCAGCTGAGCTGCTGAAGCACCCATTCCTGGCCAAGGCGGGGCCGCCCGCCAGCATCGTGCCCCTCATGCGCCAGAACCGCACCAGATGAGACCCAGCGCCCTTCCCCTTGACCAAAGAGCCCCCCGGGTCACCCCCGCCCCACCGAGGCCAGTAGGGGGCCAGGCCTCCCACTCCTTCCAGCCCGGGAGATGCTCCATGTG
The sequence above is drawn from the Macaca thibetana thibetana isolate TM-01 chromosome 19, ASM2454274v1, whole genome shotgun sequence genome and encodes:
- the PAK4 gene encoding serine/threonine-protein kinase PAK 4 isoform X2; the protein is MFGKRKKRVEISAPSNFEHRVHTGFDQHEQKFTGLPRQWQSLIEESARRPKPLIDPACITSIQPGAPKGEPHDVAPNGPSAGGLAVPQSSSSSSRPPTRARGAPSPGVLGPHASEPQLAPPAHTPAAPATPAAPAVPGPPGPRSPQREPQRVSHEQFRAALQLVVDPGDPRSYLDNFIKIGEGSTGIVCIATVRSSGKLVAVKKMDLRKQQRRELLFNEVVIMRDYQHENVVEMYNSYLVGDELWVVMEFLEGGALTDIVTHTRMNEEQIAAVCLAVLQALSVLHAQGVIHRDIKSDSILLTHDGRVKLSDFGFCAQVSKEVPRRKSLVGTPYWMAPELISRLPYGPEVDIWSLGIMVIEMVDGEPPYFNEPPLKAMKMIRDNLPPRLKNLHKVSPSLKGFLDRLLVRDPAHRATAAELLKHPFLAKAGPPASIVPLMRQNRTR